The nucleotide sequence CTATATTATCAGGGATGGCTGGTAAATATCTGtaattttatggttttgtttttacAACAAGTGGCTAGTTTGTACTGATTTCACCAATTCTAAGAGATGAGAATCAATGAAAAAACAGGTAAGAAAATGGCGGAGCACCTCCTTCAAGAAGGTGCCTTGGTTAGTTTAGAATTAGAGCTCTTCAGCCAAGGAGATGAGCAGCATTTGTTTATAGGGTTTTTAAAGAATGGGAGACACGGAAACCGCGCCCACGTTCCCCTCATATCTTAGTTCCTTTCTCGCTCTGTCCATTAGGAAATTCTATTTTAGAAAGCACTTTTATTCAAAAATGCCTCTAATAAAAACGCAATTGCTTTTTGAAAAATACTTGAAAGTGCTTtctataaaaattacataatctTAAATCCTATGCACATAGCATGTGCTTTTTCCAAAAAATACTTCaagtgttttcttttttgttgaataTTGTCAAAAACGTTTTTAGTGATCTAAAATGATGACTCTCAAACATCTCTCTCTCATGTTACGTGTTTCACTATTGACAAAATGTTGTGTACCTCCCCAAGGAATAAATATTACACCCTTCCTCTCTTGTGAAGCTCAATAAATACACTTATCTCCATCCcttggtctctctctctccccctctatCTCCATCTCTCTTTCCTGTTTACACCACCGCCTTGGTAACAGCTCAAAGGGGGGGCTCTCTCTTTCAAGTGTTTATGTGATCATGGTTTGTCTCTGTCCACCCTCTATCTCTCTGTTGCATAGTTCTCATTGTCTTTTGAGTAACTGAGTTTAACTGTTTTGATAGGGAATTCAGAAGCCTGCATGGTTGGATGCCCTTTACACCGAGAAGTTCTTCGCCGGCTGTTCATTCCACGAAACTGCGAAAAAGAACGAAAAAAACGTCTGCTGCTTGGATTGTTGCATCAGTATATGCCCCCATTGTCTTCCCTCCCATCGATTCCACAGGCTCCTTCAAATTCGCCGTTACGTTTACCATGACGTTGTCCGATTGGAAGATCTTCAGAAACTCATCGACTGCTCCAACGTTCAGGTTGTTGCCAAAAAAATGATCAATCTAGCTTATAATTGATTGACTTCTGCCATTGCAATTCAGTTGGTTTTGACACTTGAAGTCTTTATTTGTTGTTTTAGGCATATACCATCAATAGTGCCAAAGTAGTGTTCATCCAGAAAAGACCTCAAAATCGGCAATTTAAGGGTTCCGGAAACTACTGCACATCGTGTGATAGAAGTCTTCAAGAGCCATATATCCATTGCTCTCTCGGTTGCAAGGTAACGAAAACTACGAAtatatttgggatttggccaaaattatcatttttttgaTCCATTTACAAAATAATCAGTTTTTCATTATGTTATTGATATCTAATTGCTATGTCACCGATTTTTAGTTTTGATCAGTTAATCATTGAGATTTGATTTTTGATCATTTTAGCCAATATCCCAGTATATTTTGCCTACTTTTTGGCGttaatttgtttcatgcatgTAGATGAATTACTAAAATGTTTGCATCTATATTTTATGTGACAACAGAACTTATATAGCTAAATTTTTCCTGGTTTATGTAAATAACTTATATATCTAGCTGAAAATTTATCTGATTCATGAAAACTgaaacttttaattaattaatgaacaTGTTGATTGGAATGATTAATCAGGTGGATTACTTGCTTAAATTCAAGAAAGACCTCTCTCCTTACTTGAAAACATGCAACTCCCTTCAACTGAGTCCTGACTTCTTAGTTCCACTTTCCGACATGGGAGACGAGGAGATGACCAGCGATCAGACCAACCCTAATTCCACAATTGTGGACCTCGATGACCCGATGAGCTCATCATCATCAGAGTCGTGGGGGTCTGATGAGACCATGAGCATGAGCATGCACATGGCATACATGCATCATGAGGTCGTCAGAAAGAAGAGAAGCGGGCTTAATTATGCGTCAATATGTGGAAGGTCAGCTCATAAAGTTTCCCACGAGGACATGGCCACAAACATGATCAGTAGAAGAAAACGCATTCCTCATAGATCTCCGTTGTGTTAGCATAATCaacaaaatttttaataaacCTCAATTACAATTTTCCGTTTAATTGACTGAATTGAACCCTTCAAATGctttgattaattaaataattacattagctctctctttctttctcgaatgtgaagtttaatttttgttaattattcaCTTGGTCGGGTTGTTTTGTCTTAAGGTGATCACGTGGTTCCCAGTTCCAAGTTATTGTTTTGTACATTTTATCACTCTTTTCCATGTCATATTTTATACCAGACTAAAAAACTGCCATTTTTATACACTAATATCATATAGGTGCTTCCCTTGCCCtgaattaatatatttttttcaaattcttccttcacttaataataattaactttttattttttaaaacgtAAATTCATAATTATAGATCTGGGCATTGTCAAGTATAGGGTTTAGCTCAAATTACACTATTGTTTGAATGAAAAGAATGGTATGAGTATGAGCAAAAGTTTTATATGTAGTAAAGCTATCATTACTGACCGAGGtttaagagagattttttaatgtgcccAAAATACAAATACACACTACATATTATAATACAAAACTTATATACCATATAATGTAATGTGTTCATAGCACATTAAAAAATGTCTCGTAATTCAAGTATAGACCAGTACATTTGCCGTGTTTTTGCACAACCCAATATGTAATTCACAATTTTAGGGCCTCAATGAGTACCGCCCAAATGGGCTTCCTTGGACTTTGACTGTAATTATAAAACAATATTGTACCTGTGTGCATCATTTCGTGTGTGAGAGACCACAAAGACAGAGaatttagtttaattaattttgaccAGTCAAACCTTCCGGGACTAGCTGTGATAACCCTAGGTATTACGTAACAAGTATAATCAAAACTTAATTTGTACGATATCTTGTAGCACCTATTGTGGTATATCAATGGTCTGATCAATCTTTCAATTACAAAGATACAAATTCAATacttaataataaaattagtaatcCACCGAAGTTAGTTAAAGATTACTAATTAGTTGTACAATATCTCGTGATCTTATCCATTAAATTTAGTTTTGTGAAATTCGTTGTATTTATCGTGAAATTTCTTTTGTTGCTAATGATTTAGCTTGTTTGAGTTTGTCATACAGTTTGGGTCCAGTCTTTTTTTAGCAAGCTCCTCCTTATTGTCGTCGGTTGCTAGTTGTAGATAGATTTGGAGTCTCGTGGCCTAGTGATATTCTTATGtaatctttcattttctttcggGCTTATGAACTGttgtcaacaaaaaaataaaaataaaaaattactaatTTGTATTAGGGTCTAGAGGTacttttattcatttataaGTAAGAGATCTCAAGTTCGACTTGCACAAAGAGTGAAGacgtataatttttttgttacaattGATGCCTAATTATGATTAGCTAATTACCAAGTAGAATATATATCTTCACTTTTTATAATATCGTTGTATCAAAAAATGGTTAACATTACTCTtcttttatagtttttttttactacaacaatatatttatgaggttttaatattattttaatataaatgtTTCAGGAGTAATGCAAATGTACTTTTTGGTGAATTCTTATAGCATTAAACTTCATGCATCTTCTGTAGAAAGTCTCGCTTAAGCCCCATAGAGATTGAGCCTCATTTATGTGCAGCCCAAAAAGTATTATGCAGCCACTTAGAAGTCCTAGGGTTTGGAGGTTATTCGAAGGCAATGGGTTTGCATTAATGCTGCAACTAGAACTTCTGTGataactttttcattaaaaacaaatacaaatattcTAGGGTTTTCGTTGAACTATAAGTAAGAAATATCAAGAATACGATTGATATGAGAGAGGTAACTTCTTCATCTATTTAATCATTGGATAACTTCACCATTCAGATTGCCATTCAGAATTTGAATGTTTAAATAGAGTTTCATATCGCCATTCAGAATATGAAGCCCTAAACATTCAAAACCcgtagaaaaataaaaaactatgaAAAGATGGAAATATATAAACCGAGTGAATATGCCTGAAAAATGAAAGCATCCTCGCAGTCTTCATCATTATTATAATCGTGTTTATGACTAGGAATTTTGATATCATTCCAAATTCTGAGTACAGTATGATGA is from Pyrus communis chromosome 10, drPyrComm1.1, whole genome shotgun sequence and encodes:
- the LOC137746873 gene encoding protein RGF1 INDUCIBLE TRANSCRIPTION FACTOR 1-like codes for the protein MAEHLLQEGALVSLELELFSQGDEQHLFIGFLKNGRHGNRAHGIQKPAWLDALYTEKFFAGCSFHETAKKNEKNVCCLDCCISICPHCLPSHRFHRLLQIRRYVYHDVVRLEDLQKLIDCSNVQAYTINSAKVVFIQKRPQNRQFKGSGNYCTSCDRSLQEPYIHCSLGCKVDYLLKFKKDLSPYLKTCNSLQLSPDFLVPLSDMGDEEMTSDQTNPNSTIVDLDDPMSSSSSESWGSDETMSMSMHMAYMHHEVVRKKRSGLNYASICGRSAHKVSHEDMATNMISRRKRIPHRSPLC